The Maritimibacter sp. DP1N21-5 sequence GACCGTGCCGCGCTCGCGCTGTCGGATGACGACCGTGCCAAGCTTCGGGCCGAGCGGGGCGACGGCGTCTGGCGGTTCAAGCTCGATCACGAGCGGATTGTCTGGCAGGACGGCATCCTGGGCGAGATTTCCATCGACGCGGCGAGCGTGTCGGACCCCGTCCTCATCCGCGCGGACGGGCAGTTCCTCTATACCCTCGCCTCGGTCGTGGACGACATCGACTTCGGCGTCACCAACATCGTGCGCGGGTCCGACCATGTGACCAACACCGCGACCCAGATCCAGATCATCGAGGCATTGGGAGGCACCGTTCCGGGCTTTGCCCACCACTCGCTCCTCACCGGCCCGCAGGGCGAGGCGCTGTCCAAACGCCTTGGCACCCTGTCCCTGCGCGACCTGCGCGCGGCGGGCGTCGAACCCATGGCGCTCCTGAGCCTCATGGCCCGGCTCGGCTCGTCGCAACCGGTGGAACTGCGTGGCTCCCTTGACGAGATCGTCGAGGGTTTCGACCTTTCGACCTTCGGCGCCGCGCCGACCAAGTTCGACGAGCAGGACCTCTATCCGCTCACCGCCCATATCCTCGCCGCCCGTCCCTATGCGGCGGTTGCGGATCATATCCGCGCGCTCGGTGTGCCGGACGACATCGCCGAAGACTTCTGGACGGTCACGCGCGAGAACATCCAGACGATGGGTGATCTCGACGGCTGGTGGACCCTCTGCCGTGATGGCGCGACGCCGATGATTGCCGATGAGGACCGCGATATGATCGCGACCGCGATGGAGCTCCTGCCGCCGCCGCCCTACAGTGCGGAGAGCTGGTCGACCTTCACCGCCGCCGTGAGAGAGGCGACCGGTCGCAAAGGCAAGGGGCTCTTCATGCCGCTCCGCAAGGCTCTTACCGGAATGGACCACGGCCCCGACATGTCGGCCCTCATGCCGCTCTTGCAGAAGGTCCCGGCAAGGGCCTGACCTT is a genomic window containing:
- the gltX gene encoding glutamate--tRNA ligase, which encodes MTTTRFAPSPTGFIHVGNLRTALMNYLIARKAGGTFILRLDDTDPERSKQEYADAIQEDLEWLGLTWDRMERQSDRLERYQEAAQELRDKGRFYEAFETPTELDLKRKKQLNMGKPPVYDRAALALSDDDRAKLRAERGDGVWRFKLDHERIVWQDGILGEISIDAASVSDPVLIRADGQFLYTLASVVDDIDFGVTNIVRGSDHVTNTATQIQIIEALGGTVPGFAHHSLLTGPQGEALSKRLGTLSLRDLRAAGVEPMALLSLMARLGSSQPVELRGSLDEIVEGFDLSTFGAAPTKFDEQDLYPLTAHILAARPYAAVADHIRALGVPDDIAEDFWTVTRENIQTMGDLDGWWTLCRDGATPMIADEDRDMIATAMELLPPPPYSAESWSTFTAAVREATGRKGKGLFMPLRKALTGMDHGPDMSALMPLLQKVPARA